From Xylanimonas cellulosilytica DSM 15894, a single genomic window includes:
- a CDS encoding integral membrane sensor protein has translation MSAAWTPRRRLLARILTVLGPVIALPIILAGPAAAAPGDDDLVKLGQTPPGLAWIHLNDSRGIPLWNFEMSLDRGGITDPGKFFWSQITDGSWVLYRSFCALALWFIDWVMSFTWINTIAAPLLAVGDAMRSVLQSIGLAPTLLALTGLMAMLWMIKGRSTTAVYEIAIACIIGALALGVFADPVRMVAGPDGFIVNAAQTGQQLAAELSTGNAEGQSAEQLQAAQTGQLVDTFIRQPTEMVNFGRVLDGTKCESAYNDVLRDGPYGNESDIRDAVDDCDSNLGDYAANPSSGMALGSLVFMPASFVVLLLGGAIGFAVITAAVRAMYQSLKSIVTFITGMLPGGGRGSLMLTAAEVLVSMLIVVFTSIFMSIFMLIIQALFASDANDSVAQAFVITDIVIVAGIVVFTRQHKQIKALSGRIATWMAQRPGAGPTRMPDRQPGMGLPGAASVVSAATNLARFRQGRAAAAGAGLGAGTFIDGRQVIFNGAGAGAPGPINVGPIRAGTVPGAGGRRANAATVPAVAGTTARGQLPPGGDGRGLPPGPDTPPGLPPGKGTPALPPGRPGAAQLPAGPSAGRLRLEAATKKTGRKTLGVLARAGTHAVLAYVTGGASTVATGAAKVAGAMRTARRAALVARMAGGAARGSSSRVASPTRVRAVPATPPASGRAQRFRGAPARPATPPPGGGKGTTIPAGKVVRPAGKTPGVTVMRPGDAGYLTPAERLAAVQGRHRAGGGDRAPRG, from the coding sequence ATGAGCGCCGCCTGGACCCCTCGCCGACGGCTGCTCGCCCGCATCCTGACCGTCCTCGGCCCCGTGATCGCGCTGCCGATCATCCTGGCCGGTCCGGCCGCGGCCGCCCCAGGCGACGACGACCTCGTCAAGCTCGGGCAGACCCCGCCCGGCCTGGCCTGGATCCACCTGAACGACTCGCGCGGCATCCCGCTGTGGAACTTCGAGATGTCCCTCGACCGCGGCGGCATCACCGACCCCGGGAAGTTCTTCTGGTCCCAGATCACCGACGGCAGCTGGGTCCTCTACCGGTCCTTCTGCGCCCTGGCCCTGTGGTTCATCGACTGGGTCATGTCGTTCACCTGGATCAACACGATCGCCGCCCCGCTGCTCGCCGTCGGCGACGCCATGCGCTCGGTCCTCCAGTCCATCGGCCTGGCCCCCACCCTCCTCGCGCTGACCGGCCTGATGGCCATGCTGTGGATGATCAAGGGCCGCTCCACCACCGCCGTGTACGAGATCGCGATCGCCTGCATCATCGGCGCGCTGGCCCTGGGCGTCTTCGCTGACCCCGTGCGCATGGTCGCCGGGCCCGACGGCTTCATCGTCAACGCCGCCCAGACCGGCCAGCAGCTCGCCGCCGAGCTCTCCACCGGCAACGCCGAAGGGCAGAGCGCCGAGCAACTGCAGGCCGCCCAGACGGGCCAGCTCGTCGACACCTTCATCCGTCAACCCACCGAGATGGTGAACTTCGGTCGCGTCCTGGACGGCACCAAGTGCGAGAGCGCCTACAACGACGTCCTGCGCGACGGCCCCTACGGCAACGAGTCCGACATCCGCGACGCCGTCGACGACTGCGACTCCAACCTGGGGGACTACGCCGCCAACCCCTCGAGCGGCATGGCCCTCGGCTCACTGGTCTTCATGCCCGCCTCGTTCGTCGTCCTGCTCCTGGGCGGCGCGATCGGCTTCGCCGTCATCACCGCCGCCGTGCGGGCGATGTACCAGTCCCTGAAGTCCATCGTCACCTTCATCACCGGCATGCTTCCCGGCGGCGGCCGCGGCTCGCTCATGCTCACCGCCGCAGAGGTGCTCGTCTCGATGCTCATCGTGGTGTTCACGTCCATCTTCATGAGCATCTTCATGCTCATCATCCAGGCCCTCTTCGCCTCGGACGCCAACGACTCCGTCGCCCAGGCCTTCGTCATCACCGACATCGTCATCGTCGCTGGAATCGTGGTGTTCACGCGCCAGCACAAGCAGATCAAGGCGCTCAGCGGCCGCATCGCCACATGGATGGCCCAGCGTCCCGGCGCCGGTCCCACCCGCATGCCCGACCGCCAGCCCGGCATGGGCCTGCCCGGCGCAGCCAGCGTCGTCTCCGCTGCCACCAATCTCGCCCGCTTCCGCCAGGGCCGCGCCGCCGCCGCAGGCGCCGGCCTCGGGGCTGGCACCTTCATCGACGGCCGCCAGGTCATCTTCAACGGCGCCGGCGCCGGCGCGCCCGGCCCCATCAACGTCGGCCCGATCCGCGCTGGCACCGTCCCGGGCGCAGGGGGCCGACGAGCCAACGCTGCCACTGTGCCCGCCGTCGCCGGCACCACGGCGCGTGGCCAGCTCCCGCCCGGCGGCGACGGCCGCGGTCTGCCGCCCGGCCCCGACACTCCTCCCGGCCTGCCGCCGGGGAAGGGCACCCCGGCCCTGCCTCCCGGCCGCCCCGGCGCCGCCCAGCTGCCGGCTGGCCCGAGCGCCGGCCGGCTGCGCCTGGAGGCCGCCACGAAGAAGACCGGCCGCAAGACCCTCGGCGTCCTGGCCCGCGCCGGCACCCACGCCGTGCTCGCCTACGTGACCGGCGGTGCGTCCACCGTTGCGACGGGCGCCGCCAAGGTCGCCGGCGCGATGCGCACCGCCCGCCGTGCCGCACTGGTCGCGCGGATGGCCGGCGGCGCCGCGCGCGGTTCCAGCAGCCGGGTCGCCAGCCCCACCCGGGTCCGGGCCGTGCCCGCGACCCCACCCGCCAGCGGGCGCGCGCAGCGCTTCCGCGGCGCACCTGCTCGCCCCGCCACGCCCCCTCCGGGCGGGGGCAAGGGCACGACCATCCCAGCGGGCAAGGTGGTTCGGCCTGCGGGCAAGACGCCTGGCGTCACCGTGATGCGCCCCGGCGACGCCGGGTACCTCACGCCCGCCGAGCGCCTGGCCGCCGTCCAGGGCCGCCACCGCGCGGGAGGTGGCGACCGTGCGCCGCGTGGCTAA
- a CDS encoding peptidoglycan DD-metalloendopeptidase family protein — MKKAVIVVIVLTVLAVPAAMFGLALMSVLTISGANAAQNACVAPIGSFASMGGPVRWPVVGPFTVTSEYGMRYNPGNIDHGEYRLHAGIDLASGTGPVVAAAAGIVSGTPTSATGGNIVEINHGGGLVTRYLHLTSRTVAVGDRVWAGRQIGIEGQTGNVSGVHLHFEVVTNGQPINPRGWLTQQGLVVPPTGSAGTAPAGVLVDPGGLTNVDTDPISLEPAAVGDSRPLVSALPSQVGAWQGDQVANAAQVIKAGQDRALDAKTITIAVMTAMAESSLQNLDHGDAVRGDTIGLFQEGPERGPYDQRMDPYGAANIFYDYLLRVPGYLDLEPTIAAHKAQANADPYHYAPRWPDAVQMVSTLTADPELLQNLPTTGPVTGCANGGPEALAGTGDGSGQAIIDAATHYLGTPYSWGGGTTTGPSLGTYTSGSLDGTHTVGFDCSGLVLFAVHHATGIELPHSAELQGTDPRGAVVARDWAQLQPGDVISFSEDGSGAPGSFGHVGIYIGDGKMIHAPRPGKTVEIVQLRGSTYYEPMAWSIRRYAN; from the coding sequence GTGAAGAAGGCCGTGATCGTCGTCATCGTCCTGACGGTGCTCGCCGTCCCGGCCGCAATGTTCGGCCTGGCCCTGATGTCCGTGCTGACGATCTCGGGCGCCAACGCCGCCCAGAACGCGTGCGTCGCCCCGATCGGGTCCTTCGCTTCCATGGGCGGACCCGTGCGCTGGCCGGTCGTCGGGCCGTTCACCGTCACCAGCGAGTACGGGATGCGCTACAACCCCGGCAACATCGACCACGGCGAGTACCGCCTGCACGCCGGCATCGACCTCGCGTCCGGCACCGGCCCCGTCGTCGCCGCGGCCGCGGGCATCGTCTCGGGCACCCCGACGTCGGCCACCGGCGGCAACATCGTCGAGATCAACCACGGCGGCGGCCTCGTCACCCGATACCTGCACCTGACCTCGCGCACCGTGGCCGTCGGCGACCGAGTCTGGGCCGGGCGGCAGATCGGCATCGAGGGCCAGACCGGCAACGTCTCCGGCGTGCACCTGCACTTCGAGGTGGTCACCAACGGGCAGCCCATCAACCCGCGCGGGTGGCTCACCCAGCAAGGCCTCGTCGTCCCGCCCACCGGCTCCGCCGGCACCGCGCCCGCCGGCGTGCTCGTCGACCCCGGCGGCCTGACGAACGTCGACACCGACCCGATCTCGCTCGAGCCCGCCGCCGTCGGCGACAGCCGACCCCTCGTGTCCGCGCTACCCAGCCAGGTCGGAGCGTGGCAGGGCGACCAGGTCGCCAACGCCGCCCAGGTCATCAAGGCCGGCCAGGACCGCGCCCTTGACGCCAAGACGATCACCATCGCCGTCATGACCGCCATGGCCGAGTCCTCCCTGCAGAACCTCGACCACGGCGACGCCGTACGCGGCGACACCATCGGCCTGTTCCAGGAAGGTCCCGAGCGCGGACCCTACGACCAGCGCATGGACCCCTACGGCGCAGCCAACATCTTCTACGACTACCTGCTGCGCGTCCCCGGCTACCTCGACCTCGAGCCGACCATCGCCGCGCACAAGGCCCAGGCGAACGCCGACCCCTACCACTACGCCCCCCGCTGGCCCGACGCCGTGCAGATGGTCTCGACCCTGACCGCAGACCCCGAGCTGCTCCAGAACCTGCCCACCACCGGGCCCGTAACGGGGTGCGCGAACGGTGGCCCCGAAGCCCTGGCCGGCACTGGCGACGGGAGCGGACAGGCCATCATCGACGCCGCCACCCACTACCTCGGCACCCCCTACTCCTGGGGCGGCGGCACCACTACCGGCCCGAGCCTGGGCACCTACACCAGCGGCAGCCTCGACGGAACACACACCGTCGGCTTCGACTGCTCCGGCCTGGTCCTCTTCGCCGTCCACCACGCCACCGGCATCGAGCTCCCGCACTCCGCCGAGCTCCAGGGCACCGACCCGCGCGGTGCCGTCGTCGCTCGCGACTGGGCGCAGCTGCAGCCCGGCGACGTCATCTCCTTCAGTGAGGACGGCTCAGGCGCTCCCGGCTCGTTCGGGCACGTCGGGATCTACATCGGCGACGGCAAGATGATCCACGCACCCCGCCCCGGAAAGACCGTCGAGATCGTCCAACTGCGCGGCTCGACCTACTACGAGCCCATGGCCTGGAGCATTCGCCGCTACGCGAACTGA
- a CDS encoding PDDEXK nuclease domain-containing protein, whose translation MTASKDVAPDGYAALLAELKARVRATQFRAARAANAEVLRLYWSIGRDILDRQAQSGWGSKVVTRLAEDLQREFPDQKGWSRSNLLYMRRVAEVWPVEDEFVHHVGGRLPWRHVTLLLDRLDTREERDWYAARAAEEGWTRGVLELQIRSRLRDSLGAAPTNFTAALESPDSDLAQQLVKDPYVFEHLALVARRDERAVEQALMDRLQETLLEFGRGMAFVGRQVRLSVPDDETGMVEEFYIDLLLFSFLQNRFVVVELKVGKFEPAHLGQLGTYVAIVDDQYRQPHMHAPTVGILLCTGKAGPTVRYALASSSAPLAVADYYGLPDDARAALPSAEELEAVIEDELEHRD comes from the coding sequence ATGACCGCCTCGAAGGACGTCGCGCCTGACGGCTACGCTGCGCTGCTCGCCGAGCTCAAGGCTCGCGTGCGAGCGACCCAGTTCCGCGCAGCGCGGGCCGCGAACGCCGAGGTGCTGCGGCTGTACTGGTCGATCGGCCGCGACATCCTCGATCGTCAGGCGCAGTCGGGGTGGGGGAGCAAGGTCGTCACCCGGCTGGCCGAAGACCTGCAGCGCGAGTTCCCTGACCAGAAGGGCTGGTCGCGCTCCAACCTGCTGTACATGCGCCGGGTGGCCGAGGTCTGGCCGGTCGAGGACGAGTTCGTCCACCACGTTGGTGGACGATTGCCGTGGCGGCACGTCACCCTGCTGCTCGACCGCCTCGACACCCGCGAAGAGCGCGACTGGTACGCCGCCCGCGCGGCAGAAGAGGGATGGACCCGCGGCGTCCTGGAGCTGCAGATCCGCTCCCGGCTCCGCGACTCCCTGGGTGCGGCCCCGACGAACTTCACCGCGGCCCTCGAGTCGCCTGACTCCGACCTCGCGCAGCAGCTGGTTAAGGACCCCTACGTCTTCGAGCACCTCGCTCTGGTCGCGCGTCGTGACGAGCGCGCCGTCGAGCAGGCGCTCATGGACCGCCTTCAGGAAACCTTGCTCGAGTTCGGCCGAGGAATGGCGTTCGTCGGGCGACAGGTGCGCCTCAGCGTCCCCGACGACGAGACCGGCATGGTCGAGGAGTTCTACATCGACCTCCTGCTCTTCAGCTTTCTGCAGAACAGGTTCGTGGTGGTCGAACTCAAGGTGGGCAAGTTCGAGCCCGCCCACCTCGGCCAGCTCGGTACCTACGTCGCGATCGTCGACGACCAGTACCGCCAGCCGCACATGCACGCACCCACGGTCGGCATCCTGCTGTGCACCGGCAAGGCCGGTCCCACCGTCCGCTACGCGCTCGCCTCCAGCTCGGCGCCGCTCGCCGTCGCGGACTACTACGGCCTGCCCGACGACGCGCGCGCAGCACTGCCCTCGGCCGAGGAGCTCGAGGCCGTCATCGAAGACGAGCTCGAGCACCGCGACTGA
- a CDS encoding SHOCT domain-containing protein → MGWFKNQQERHELALEMASKAAFSSGRVYLAFDDERQEITVDSNTVNGKFEMSPKNNYRTFPYADIDSSQMYVELDERQSQGAVGATVGALIAGPAGAVIGGLARRGVDKSKLKTAGVKVRIRGDEYDIKTVLFAKTGQAQIEKVLGPTQAISDRLDAILGVEAGALDQATGGVADELAKLADLLDRGAITQEEFDAAKAKALGL, encoded by the coding sequence ATGGGCTGGTTCAAGAACCAACAGGAGCGGCACGAGCTCGCGCTCGAGATGGCGAGCAAGGCGGCGTTCAGCAGTGGGCGGGTCTACCTCGCGTTCGACGATGAGCGGCAGGAGATCACGGTCGACTCCAACACCGTCAATGGCAAGTTCGAGATGAGCCCGAAGAACAACTACCGGACCTTCCCGTACGCCGACATCGACTCCTCGCAGATGTACGTCGAGCTCGACGAGCGCCAGTCTCAGGGCGCCGTCGGCGCGACCGTAGGGGCCCTCATCGCCGGTCCGGCCGGGGCGGTGATCGGTGGGCTGGCCCGCCGCGGCGTCGACAAGAGCAAGCTCAAGACCGCCGGGGTCAAGGTCCGGATCCGGGGCGACGAGTACGACATCAAGACCGTCCTGTTCGCCAAGACCGGTCAGGCCCAAATCGAGAAGGTCCTCGGACCGACCCAGGCCATCTCTGACCGACTCGACGCGATCCTCGGAGTCGAGGCCGGAGCGCTGGACCAGGCCACCGGCGGCGTCGCTGATGAGCTCGCGAAGTTGGCGGATCTCCTCGACCGCGGAGCGATCACGCAGGAGGAGTTCGATGCGGCCAAGGCCAAGGCGCTCGGCCTCTGA
- a CDS encoding cell division protein FtsK, protein MARTAARPTRPRPEAPAPPPAAARVPARRTTHWRDAALLVALGLVGYGWATLQGRPDYAIAILIGCPLLGLVMGISGERRRQRMLTQDRVLEALIAEPALRFARLDRRSVRLTRWTRWRSGDGSRELWAKRWLGLPRRIRVRFAPAARDADPEWSSLLVDIIANRLQAHYEITRLDHIACEMWIDLATLEEGEGIEPPRAQVRAVRALSKLIDPSVHLLDVELDDSEELKSITVSHEAAEKMAGAGAQTRVERIISTMHPGRWRAHWDTVNDTVRFEVRPTLPGSVWLPTDMPVDVEDLLANYDKVRIRYGIDEDGEEISWAPAIVPQMLIIGGTGSGKTATTHAIVGEVTKYGWPVWVLDGKRVEFLKHRTWPNVQVVATTVAQQVAFIHQVWLLQQERYRLMEEEGLTPADFEPLVVILDEWAEFVSELYDWYGSIKVKGDPTKPPTLREHASLVRKARTARIHLIQTMQRPDVALFGGGAGGEVRSNFGQRISVGRLDPQGAMMMWSNPSTGTTIPRGVRQRSITTDADGQPVEVQCYRFPSMTAPDDSEEGRLREQLRPAESRWPRLLILPPEQRDDLDGSGEVPIGFWDYAETDWVRADARPDLDPVVQSERRRNAGDARMAASTMAVLGLHPSELTRDIDPTTPGQRPRLRPVERIEESDDEYVDEYDVPINLDDYSGYGPEIRVLPTDLQIGDLIQVEDAAGAWAVVDELPEEDVLDANLTVISWRDDSDQAGAISLPTDTRIAARRPEEHS, encoded by the coding sequence ATGGCTCGCACCGCTGCTCGACCCACCCGGCCCCGTCCCGAGGCGCCGGCTCCGCCGCCGGCGGCCGCACGCGTACCGGCGCGCCGGACCACGCACTGGCGCGACGCGGCGCTGCTCGTCGCGCTGGGTCTGGTCGGCTACGGCTGGGCCACCCTGCAGGGTCGCCCGGACTACGCGATCGCGATCCTGATCGGGTGCCCGCTGCTGGGTCTGGTCATGGGCATCTCGGGCGAGCGGCGCCGTCAGCGGATGCTGACCCAGGACCGCGTGCTCGAGGCGCTCATCGCCGAGCCGGCCCTGCGGTTCGCGCGCCTTGACCGCCGATCGGTCCGGCTGACGCGGTGGACCAGATGGCGGTCCGGCGATGGCTCGCGCGAGCTGTGGGCGAAGCGGTGGCTCGGTCTGCCGCGCCGGATCCGGGTGCGGTTCGCCCCGGCCGCCCGCGACGCGGACCCAGAGTGGAGCTCGCTGCTGGTCGACATCATCGCCAACCGCCTGCAGGCGCACTACGAGATCACGCGCCTGGACCACATCGCCTGCGAGATGTGGATCGACCTGGCGACCCTGGAGGAAGGCGAAGGCATCGAGCCGCCCCGCGCGCAGGTGCGCGCCGTACGGGCCCTGTCGAAGCTCATCGACCCGAGCGTCCACCTCCTCGACGTCGAGCTCGACGACAGCGAAGAGCTCAAGTCGATCACCGTCAGCCACGAGGCCGCCGAGAAGATGGCGGGCGCCGGCGCGCAGACCCGCGTGGAGCGGATCATCTCGACGATGCACCCGGGCCGCTGGCGCGCCCATTGGGACACCGTCAACGACACCGTCCGCTTCGAGGTGCGGCCCACACTGCCGGGCAGCGTCTGGCTGCCCACCGACATGCCCGTCGACGTCGAGGACCTGCTGGCCAACTACGACAAGGTCCGCATCCGCTACGGCATCGACGAAGACGGCGAGGAGATCAGCTGGGCGCCGGCGATCGTGCCGCAGATGCTCATCATCGGTGGCACCGGCTCCGGCAAGACCGCAACGACCCACGCCATCGTCGGAGAGGTCACCAAGTACGGCTGGCCCGTGTGGGTGCTCGACGGCAAGCGCGTGGAGTTCCTCAAGCACCGCACCTGGCCCAACGTGCAGGTCGTCGCCACCACGGTCGCCCAGCAGGTCGCGTTCATCCATCAGGTCTGGCTCCTGCAGCAGGAGCGCTACCGCCTGATGGAAGAAGAAGGGCTGACGCCGGCCGACTTCGAGCCGCTGGTCGTGATCCTCGACGAGTGGGCCGAGTTCGTCTCCGAGCTCTACGACTGGTACGGCTCGATCAAGGTGAAGGGCGACCCGACCAAGCCGCCCACCCTGCGCGAGCACGCCTCCCTCGTGCGCAAGGCCCGCACCGCCCGCATCCACCTGATCCAGACGATGCAGCGCCCCGACGTCGCCCTCTTCGGCGGCGGCGCCGGTGGTGAGGTGCGCTCCAACTTCGGCCAGCGCATCAGCGTCGGCCGCCTGGACCCGCAGGGCGCCATGATGATGTGGTCGAACCCCTCCACCGGCACGACGATCCCGCGCGGTGTGCGACAGCGGTCGATCACCACCGACGCCGACGGCCAGCCTGTCGAGGTCCAGTGCTACCGGTTCCCGTCGATGACAGCGCCTGACGACAGCGAGGAAGGTCGCCTGCGCGAGCAACTGCGTCCCGCCGAGTCACGCTGGCCGCGGCTGCTGATCCTGCCCCCCGAGCAGCGCGACGACCTCGACGGCAGTGGCGAGGTGCCGATCGGCTTCTGGGACTACGCCGAGACCGACTGGGTGCGCGCCGACGCCCGCCCCGACCTGGACCCCGTCGTGCAAAGCGAGCGGCGCCGCAACGCCGGCGACGCTCGCATGGCCGCCTCGACGATGGCCGTGCTCGGCCTGCACCCCAGCGAGCTCACCCGCGACATCGACCCCACCACCCCGGGCCAGCGCCCTCGCCTGCGCCCCGTCGAGCGGATCGAGGAGTCCGACGACGAGTACGTCGACGAGTACGACGTGCCGATCAACCTCGACGACTACTCCGGCTACGGCCCCGAGATCCGGGTCCTTCCCACCGACCTGCAGATCGGGGACCTCATCCAGGTCGAGGACGCCGCCGGCGCCTGGGCTGTGGTCGACGAGCTGCCCGAGGAAGACGTCCTCGACGCGAACCTGACCGTCATCTCCTGGCGCGACGACTCCGACCAGGCCGGCGCCATCTCCCTGCCCACCGATACCCGCATCGCGGCCCGACGACCCGAGGAGCACTCATGA
- the nrdH gene encoding glutaredoxin-like protein NrdH, with translation MSITVYSKPACVQCEATYRALDKKGLEYTVVDITQDATALETVRALGYLQAPVVVTEVTHWSGFRPDQINALALAQGTPTP, from the coding sequence ATGAGCATCACGGTCTACAGCAAGCCGGCCTGCGTTCAGTGCGAAGCGACCTACCGTGCCCTCGACAAGAAGGGCTTGGAGTACACCGTCGTCGACATCACCCAGGACGCCACAGCCCTCGAAACGGTCCGCGCACTCGGGTACCTGCAGGCACCCGTCGTCGTCACCGAAGTCACCCACTGGTCTGGCTTCCGCCCCGATCAGATCAACGCGCTCGCCCTGGCTCAAGGGACGCCGACACCATGA
- a CDS encoding DUF3846 domain-containing protein produces the protein MSNTFRVVTIDVEGNVQVTEWDAQGSEQVSKHLQEAVGGWFDCVGLSESLDMWVNDDGIALGLPVNVVATGIAARFGLTHQPYWGPVVFTGGPDADGASRPLGDLMTKAVIFHAEAVKASLFGVQVVPATI, from the coding sequence ATGAGCAACACGTTTCGTGTCGTGACCATCGACGTCGAGGGCAACGTGCAGGTGACCGAGTGGGACGCGCAGGGCAGCGAGCAGGTGAGCAAGCACCTGCAGGAAGCCGTGGGCGGCTGGTTCGACTGCGTGGGGCTGTCGGAGAGCCTGGACATGTGGGTCAACGACGACGGCATCGCGCTGGGCCTGCCGGTCAACGTCGTCGCGACGGGAATCGCCGCCCGCTTCGGCCTCACGCACCAGCCCTACTGGGGTCCGGTGGTGTTCACCGGCGGACCGGACGCGGACGGCGCCTCACGCCCGCTGGGCGACCTGATGACCAAGGCCGTGATCTTCCACGCCGAGGCCGTCAAGGCGTCCCTGTTCGGCGTGCAGGTCGTCCCCGCGACGATCTGA
- a CDS encoding WhiB family transcriptional regulator yields the protein MTNTGDVMTAISAPRCLECKRPMRPATADPDHPRWAGATRVGARGLCTTCYGRTRPRTSASARAAGDGGERSNVVRLWPTAWTPLDDLTREEARDALCAQTDPEVFFPEKGGSSRAAKKVCAVCPIRRRCRNVALANPALEGIWGGTTTRERRRLRANTAAAAA from the coding sequence GTGACGAACACCGGCGACGTCATGACCGCCATCAGCGCACCCCGCTGCCTCGAGTGCAAGCGCCCCATGCGCCCAGCCACCGCCGACCCCGACCACCCCCGGTGGGCCGGCGCGACCCGTGTCGGAGCTCGCGGCCTGTGCACGACCTGCTACGGCCGCACCCGCCCGCGCACCAGCGCGTCCGCGCGCGCCGCAGGCGACGGCGGCGAGCGGTCGAACGTCGTGCGCCTGTGGCCGACCGCCTGGACCCCGCTCGACGACCTGACCCGCGAGGAGGCTCGCGACGCCCTGTGCGCCCAGACCGACCCTGAGGTCTTCTTCCCCGAGAAGGGCGGCAGCTCGCGCGCAGCCAAGAAGGTCTGCGCCGTCTGTCCGATCCGCCGCCGGTGCCGGAACGTGGCCCTGGCCAACCCGGCGCTCGAGGGCATCTGGGGCGGGACCACCACGCGCGAGCGACGCCGGCTGCGCGCTAACACCGCGGCGGCCGCAGCATGA